One genomic region from Bombyx mori chromosome 6, ASM3026992v2 encodes:
- the LOC101743746 gene encoding RUN and FYVE domain-containing protein 2 isoform X1 produces the protein MRSLAAVHGVDPLPELRIPRGVQQLGGLDADMAGAHDTIYLCNFRVSVDGEWLCLKELHDMEMQDSYIHPTDNGAITSPDDPMHCLMARDPVVIERSNLVNISKLIVKELIEQSLRFGRMLDSDHLPLHHFFIVLEHVMRHGLKPKKGLLGPKKELWDILQMVEKYSPEAADITASVRDLPTVKTAMGRARAWLRLALMQKRLADYLRILLEHREDTLEEYFEPHALMLNEEAVIITGLLVGLNVVDCNLCVKEEDLDSQQGVIDFSLYLRGSNSSNDIAGNENNTNNEPKQRHINTMLDQKNYIEELNRHLNATVANLQAKVESLTTTNALMKEDLAIAKNTMIQLVEENNQLKHALGQDITKDSRMKITELQADEEEKRSVKSVTSDRSKSDKDSEMSKALEEERKKYLEMQKELDLQISLKAEMEVAMKLLEKDIHDKQDTIISLRRQLDDIKLINLEMYKKLQECEISLKHKTELIAKLEAKTESMGSTIHQLDEKLQEDKLTRKNLEDNARTLGQKATTAEKKAVAAEGDLRIEREWRISLQESMMRDRDKISSLTQEVESLKAIGQKYLLLQEEQHILKTKYSEAQKTLEEVGATLSENKLQLAELLEKESLATTTEETPTWANDKDATACATCNKEFNITRRKHHCRMCGLIFCAACSDKTVALTGNTKPVRVCGACYTEAVRHTE, from the exons ATGCGTTCTCTTGCCGCTGTACATGGGGTAGATCCCTTGCCGGAATTGCGCATTCCACGGGGGGTACAACAATTAGGAGGTCTAGACGCCGATATGGCCGGCGCTCATGATACAATATATCTATGCAACTTTCGCGTTTCCGTGGACGGAGAGTGGCTTTGTTTAAAAGAACTGCACGACATGGAGATGCAAGATTCTTACATCCATCCAACAGACAACGGTGCGATTACTTCTCCTGACGATCCTATGCATTGCTTGATGG CTCGCGATCCCGTTGTCATTGAGCGCAGTAATCTCGTGAATATCTCGAAACTTATAGTGAAGGAACTAATCGAACAGTCGCTTCGTTTCGGCCGAATGCTCGACAGTGATCACTTGCCGTTGCATCACTTCTTTATTGTCCTCGAACATGTCATGCGTCATGGACTCAAACCGAAAAAG GGACTCCTCGGACCTAAAAAGGAGCTATGGGATATTCTTCAAATGGTTGAGAAGTATTCGCCTGAGGCAGCCGATATCACGGCCAGTGTCAGAGATCTTCCAACTGTGAA GACAGCAATGGGCCGCGCTCGGGCTTGGTTGCGATTGGCGTTAATGCAAAAACGACTCGCAGATTACTTGAGAATCCTCCTTGAGCATCGTGAAGATACTTTGGAGGAATATTTCGAACCCCACGCGCTGATGCTGAACGAGGAAGCTGTAATTATCACCGGTTTGCTGGTCGGTCTCAATGTTGTCGACTGCAATTTGTGTGTTAAG GAAGAAGACTTAGATAGTCAACAAGGTGTCATAGATTTCTCTTTGTATTTACGGGGCAGTAACTCTTCCAACGACATAGCAGGAAATGAGAACAACACAAACAATGAACCTAAACAACGCCACATCAACACCATGCTCGATCAGAAAAACTATATTGAAGAACTAAACCGACATCTGAA CGCCACCGTAGCAAATCTCCAGGCGAAAGTCGAAAGCCTGACCACGACCAATGCGTTGATGAAGGAAGACCTTGCAATCGCAAAGAACACAATGATTCAGCTAGTCGAAGAAAACAATCAACTGAAACACGCTTTAG gtCAAGATATAACCAAAGATTCGAGAATGAAAATCACGGAACTGCAAGCAGATGAAGAG GAAAAACGAAGCGTTAAAAGTGTAACTTCTGATAGATCTAAGAGTGATAAGGATAGCGAGATGTCAAAGGCGTTAGAGGAAGAAAGGAAGAAGTATTTAGAAATGCAAAAGGAACTTGATTTGCAG ATTTCATTGAAGGCAGAAATGGAGGTAGCCatgaaattattagaaaaaGATATACACGACAAACAAGACACTATTATATCTCTGAGGAGGCAGCTTGACGATATAAAGCTTATCAATTTAgaaatgtacaaaaaattacag GAATGTGAAATTTCCTTGAAACATAAAACAGAGTTAATAGCCAAATTGGAAGCAAAGACTGAATCAATGGGCAGCACCATACATCAACTCGATGAAAA GTTACAAGAAGATAAACTAACTAGGAAGAATCTAGAAGATAATGCCCGCACATTGGGTCAAAAAGCGACCACAGCCGAAAAGAAAGCTGTGGCAGCAGAGGGAGACCTTAGAATTGAAAGAGAATGGAGGATATCTCTACAA gaATCTATGATGCGAGACCGAGACAAAATATCAAGTCTTACACAAGAAGTTGAGTCTTTGAAAGCCATTGGACAG AAATATCTTCTTTTACAAGAAGAGCAACACATCTTGAAGACTAAATACAGCGAAGCACAAAAAACTTTAGAAGAAGTCGGAGCCACGCTCAGCGAGAACAAACTTCAGCTAGCTGAGTTGTTAGAGAAGGAATCATTAGCAACTACCACAGAGGAAACACCCACTTGGGCCAACGATAAAGACGCGACGGCTTGCGCTACGTGTAATAAGGAATTCAATATTACAAGACGGAAA CATCACTGTAGAATGTGTGGTCTAATATTTTGCGCAGCTTGCAGTGATAAAACTGTTGCATTGACTGGCAACACCAAACCTGTTCGTGTTTGTGGTGCGTGCTACACGGAAGCTGTCCGCcacacagagtaa
- the LOC101743746 gene encoding protein RUFY3 isoform X4 encodes MASARENDAEVSPTSSMSSVKSHPIERSSSSKDERWPELLISRPQKTYNSKTRDPVVIERSNLVNISKLIVKELIEQSLRFGRMLDSDHLPLHHFFIVLEHVMRHGLKPKKGLLGPKKELWDILQMVEKYSPEAADITASVRDLPTVKTAMGRARAWLRLALMQKRLADYLRILLEHREDTLEEYFEPHALMLNEEAVIITGLLVGLNVVDCNLCVKEEDLDSQQGVIDFSLYLRGSNSSNDIAGNENNTNNEPKQRHINTMLDQKNYIEELNRHLNATVANLQAKVESLTTTNALMKEDLAIAKNTMIQLVEENNQLKHALGQDITKDSRMKITELQADEEEKRSVKSVTSDRSKSDKDSEMSKALEEERKKYLEMQKELDLQISLKAEMEVAMKLLEKDIHDKQDTIISLRRQLDDIKLINLEMYKKLQECETELTQKGEMVSRLQAKAEQIGKILHNIEKYNHFLGSDHDLVKALRSPTTNETNIGEKLEKLKAHCSSSHKGTKSKDEGPPNKKLNLQEIPPFRKSSSHDRSVARPGE; translated from the exons ATGGCATCTGCAAGAGAAAATGATGCAGAAGTATCACCAACATCATCTATGTCTTCTGTCAAATCTCATCCCATCGAAAGATCTTCATCTTCAAAAGATGAAAGATGGCCAGAACTTCTGATATCGCGACCACAAAAAACATATAACTCAAAAA CTCGCGATCCCGTTGTCATTGAGCGCAGTAATCTCGTGAATATCTCGAAACTTATAGTGAAGGAACTAATCGAACAGTCGCTTCGTTTCGGCCGAATGCTCGACAGTGATCACTTGCCGTTGCATCACTTCTTTATTGTCCTCGAACATGTCATGCGTCATGGACTCAAACCGAAAAAG GGACTCCTCGGACCTAAAAAGGAGCTATGGGATATTCTTCAAATGGTTGAGAAGTATTCGCCTGAGGCAGCCGATATCACGGCCAGTGTCAGAGATCTTCCAACTGTGAA GACAGCAATGGGCCGCGCTCGGGCTTGGTTGCGATTGGCGTTAATGCAAAAACGACTCGCAGATTACTTGAGAATCCTCCTTGAGCATCGTGAAGATACTTTGGAGGAATATTTCGAACCCCACGCGCTGATGCTGAACGAGGAAGCTGTAATTATCACCGGTTTGCTGGTCGGTCTCAATGTTGTCGACTGCAATTTGTGTGTTAAG GAAGAAGACTTAGATAGTCAACAAGGTGTCATAGATTTCTCTTTGTATTTACGGGGCAGTAACTCTTCCAACGACATAGCAGGAAATGAGAACAACACAAACAATGAACCTAAACAACGCCACATCAACACCATGCTCGATCAGAAAAACTATATTGAAGAACTAAACCGACATCTGAA CGCCACCGTAGCAAATCTCCAGGCGAAAGTCGAAAGCCTGACCACGACCAATGCGTTGATGAAGGAAGACCTTGCAATCGCAAAGAACACAATGATTCAGCTAGTCGAAGAAAACAATCAACTGAAACACGCTTTAG gtCAAGATATAACCAAAGATTCGAGAATGAAAATCACGGAACTGCAAGCAGATGAAGAG GAAAAACGAAGCGTTAAAAGTGTAACTTCTGATAGATCTAAGAGTGATAAGGATAGCGAGATGTCAAAGGCGTTAGAGGAAGAAAGGAAGAAGTATTTAGAAATGCAAAAGGAACTTGATTTGCAG ATTTCATTGAAGGCAGAAATGGAGGTAGCCatgaaattattagaaaaaGATATACACGACAAACAAGACACTATTATATCTCTGAGGAGGCAGCTTGACGATATAAAGCTTATCAATTTAgaaatgtacaaaaaattacag GAATGCGAGACGGAGCTGACGCAGAAAGGCGAAATGGTATCAAGGCTTCAAGCGAAGGCCGAACAAATCGGCAAAATACTCCACAACATTGAGAAATACAACCACTTCCTAGGATCCGATCACGATCTAGTTAAAGCCCTAAGATCTCCCACTACTAACGAAACGAATATAGGAGAGAAGCTCGAAAAACTCAAAGCTCATTGTAGTTCCTCTCACAAGGGTACAAAGTCCAAGGACGAGGGTCCTCCAAATAAGAAACTGAATCTTCAGGAAATACCACCGTTTAGGAAAAGTAGTAGTCACGATAGAAGTGTCGCTCGACCAGGTGAATGA
- the LOC101743746 gene encoding protein RUFY3 isoform X3, protein MRSLAAVHGVDPLPELRIPRGVQQLGGLDADMAGAHDTIYLCNFRVSVDGEWLCLKELHDMEMQDSYIHPTDNGAITSPDDPMHCLMARDPVVIERSNLVNISKLIVKELIEQSLRFGRMLDSDHLPLHHFFIVLEHVMRHGLKPKKGLLGPKKELWDILQMVEKYSPEAADITASVRDLPTVKTAMGRARAWLRLALMQKRLADYLRILLEHREDTLEEYFEPHALMLNEEAVIITGLLVGLNVVDCNLCVKEEDLDSQQGVIDFSLYLRGSNSSNDIAGNENNTNNEPKQRHINTMLDQKNYIEELNRHLNATVANLQAKVESLTTTNALMKEDLAIAKNTMIQLVEENNQLKHALGQDITKDSRMKITELQADEEEKRSVKSVTSDRSKSDKDSEMSKALEEERKKYLEMQKELDLQISLKAEMEVAMKLLEKDIHDKQDTIISLRRQLDDIKLINLEMYKKLQECETELTQKGEMVSRLQAKAEQIGKILHNIEKYNHFLGSDHDLVKALRSPTTNETNIGEKLEKLKAHCSSSHKGTKSKDEGPPNKKLNLQEIPPFRKSSSHDRSVARPGE, encoded by the exons ATGCGTTCTCTTGCCGCTGTACATGGGGTAGATCCCTTGCCGGAATTGCGCATTCCACGGGGGGTACAACAATTAGGAGGTCTAGACGCCGATATGGCCGGCGCTCATGATACAATATATCTATGCAACTTTCGCGTTTCCGTGGACGGAGAGTGGCTTTGTTTAAAAGAACTGCACGACATGGAGATGCAAGATTCTTACATCCATCCAACAGACAACGGTGCGATTACTTCTCCTGACGATCCTATGCATTGCTTGATGG CTCGCGATCCCGTTGTCATTGAGCGCAGTAATCTCGTGAATATCTCGAAACTTATAGTGAAGGAACTAATCGAACAGTCGCTTCGTTTCGGCCGAATGCTCGACAGTGATCACTTGCCGTTGCATCACTTCTTTATTGTCCTCGAACATGTCATGCGTCATGGACTCAAACCGAAAAAG GGACTCCTCGGACCTAAAAAGGAGCTATGGGATATTCTTCAAATGGTTGAGAAGTATTCGCCTGAGGCAGCCGATATCACGGCCAGTGTCAGAGATCTTCCAACTGTGAA GACAGCAATGGGCCGCGCTCGGGCTTGGTTGCGATTGGCGTTAATGCAAAAACGACTCGCAGATTACTTGAGAATCCTCCTTGAGCATCGTGAAGATACTTTGGAGGAATATTTCGAACCCCACGCGCTGATGCTGAACGAGGAAGCTGTAATTATCACCGGTTTGCTGGTCGGTCTCAATGTTGTCGACTGCAATTTGTGTGTTAAG GAAGAAGACTTAGATAGTCAACAAGGTGTCATAGATTTCTCTTTGTATTTACGGGGCAGTAACTCTTCCAACGACATAGCAGGAAATGAGAACAACACAAACAATGAACCTAAACAACGCCACATCAACACCATGCTCGATCAGAAAAACTATATTGAAGAACTAAACCGACATCTGAA CGCCACCGTAGCAAATCTCCAGGCGAAAGTCGAAAGCCTGACCACGACCAATGCGTTGATGAAGGAAGACCTTGCAATCGCAAAGAACACAATGATTCAGCTAGTCGAAGAAAACAATCAACTGAAACACGCTTTAG gtCAAGATATAACCAAAGATTCGAGAATGAAAATCACGGAACTGCAAGCAGATGAAGAG GAAAAACGAAGCGTTAAAAGTGTAACTTCTGATAGATCTAAGAGTGATAAGGATAGCGAGATGTCAAAGGCGTTAGAGGAAGAAAGGAAGAAGTATTTAGAAATGCAAAAGGAACTTGATTTGCAG ATTTCATTGAAGGCAGAAATGGAGGTAGCCatgaaattattagaaaaaGATATACACGACAAACAAGACACTATTATATCTCTGAGGAGGCAGCTTGACGATATAAAGCTTATCAATTTAgaaatgtacaaaaaattacag GAATGCGAGACGGAGCTGACGCAGAAAGGCGAAATGGTATCAAGGCTTCAAGCGAAGGCCGAACAAATCGGCAAAATACTCCACAACATTGAGAAATACAACCACTTCCTAGGATCCGATCACGATCTAGTTAAAGCCCTAAGATCTCCCACTACTAACGAAACGAATATAGGAGAGAAGCTCGAAAAACTCAAAGCTCATTGTAGTTCCTCTCACAAGGGTACAAAGTCCAAGGACGAGGGTCCTCCAAATAAGAAACTGAATCTTCAGGAAATACCACCGTTTAGGAAAAGTAGTAGTCACGATAGAAGTGTCGCTCGACCAGGTGAATGA
- the LOC101743746 gene encoding RUN and FYVE domain-containing protein 2 isoform X2, which produces MASARENDAEVSPTSSMSSVKSHPIERSSSSKDERWPELLISRPQKTYNSKTRDPVVIERSNLVNISKLIVKELIEQSLRFGRMLDSDHLPLHHFFIVLEHVMRHGLKPKKGLLGPKKELWDILQMVEKYSPEAADITASVRDLPTVKTAMGRARAWLRLALMQKRLADYLRILLEHREDTLEEYFEPHALMLNEEAVIITGLLVGLNVVDCNLCVKEEDLDSQQGVIDFSLYLRGSNSSNDIAGNENNTNNEPKQRHINTMLDQKNYIEELNRHLNATVANLQAKVESLTTTNALMKEDLAIAKNTMIQLVEENNQLKHALGQDITKDSRMKITELQADEEEKRSVKSVTSDRSKSDKDSEMSKALEEERKKYLEMQKELDLQISLKAEMEVAMKLLEKDIHDKQDTIISLRRQLDDIKLINLEMYKKLQECEISLKHKTELIAKLEAKTESMGSTIHQLDEKLQEDKLTRKNLEDNARTLGQKATTAEKKAVAAEGDLRIEREWRISLQESMMRDRDKISSLTQEVESLKAIGQKYLLLQEEQHILKTKYSEAQKTLEEVGATLSENKLQLAELLEKESLATTTEETPTWANDKDATACATCNKEFNITRRKHHCRMCGLIFCAACSDKTVALTGNTKPVRVCGACYTEAVRHTE; this is translated from the exons ATGGCATCTGCAAGAGAAAATGATGCAGAAGTATCACCAACATCATCTATGTCTTCTGTCAAATCTCATCCCATCGAAAGATCTTCATCTTCAAAAGATGAAAGATGGCCAGAACTTCTGATATCGCGACCACAAAAAACATATAACTCAAAAA CTCGCGATCCCGTTGTCATTGAGCGCAGTAATCTCGTGAATATCTCGAAACTTATAGTGAAGGAACTAATCGAACAGTCGCTTCGTTTCGGCCGAATGCTCGACAGTGATCACTTGCCGTTGCATCACTTCTTTATTGTCCTCGAACATGTCATGCGTCATGGACTCAAACCGAAAAAG GGACTCCTCGGACCTAAAAAGGAGCTATGGGATATTCTTCAAATGGTTGAGAAGTATTCGCCTGAGGCAGCCGATATCACGGCCAGTGTCAGAGATCTTCCAACTGTGAA GACAGCAATGGGCCGCGCTCGGGCTTGGTTGCGATTGGCGTTAATGCAAAAACGACTCGCAGATTACTTGAGAATCCTCCTTGAGCATCGTGAAGATACTTTGGAGGAATATTTCGAACCCCACGCGCTGATGCTGAACGAGGAAGCTGTAATTATCACCGGTTTGCTGGTCGGTCTCAATGTTGTCGACTGCAATTTGTGTGTTAAG GAAGAAGACTTAGATAGTCAACAAGGTGTCATAGATTTCTCTTTGTATTTACGGGGCAGTAACTCTTCCAACGACATAGCAGGAAATGAGAACAACACAAACAATGAACCTAAACAACGCCACATCAACACCATGCTCGATCAGAAAAACTATATTGAAGAACTAAACCGACATCTGAA CGCCACCGTAGCAAATCTCCAGGCGAAAGTCGAAAGCCTGACCACGACCAATGCGTTGATGAAGGAAGACCTTGCAATCGCAAAGAACACAATGATTCAGCTAGTCGAAGAAAACAATCAACTGAAACACGCTTTAG gtCAAGATATAACCAAAGATTCGAGAATGAAAATCACGGAACTGCAAGCAGATGAAGAG GAAAAACGAAGCGTTAAAAGTGTAACTTCTGATAGATCTAAGAGTGATAAGGATAGCGAGATGTCAAAGGCGTTAGAGGAAGAAAGGAAGAAGTATTTAGAAATGCAAAAGGAACTTGATTTGCAG ATTTCATTGAAGGCAGAAATGGAGGTAGCCatgaaattattagaaaaaGATATACACGACAAACAAGACACTATTATATCTCTGAGGAGGCAGCTTGACGATATAAAGCTTATCAATTTAgaaatgtacaaaaaattacag GAATGTGAAATTTCCTTGAAACATAAAACAGAGTTAATAGCCAAATTGGAAGCAAAGACTGAATCAATGGGCAGCACCATACATCAACTCGATGAAAA GTTACAAGAAGATAAACTAACTAGGAAGAATCTAGAAGATAATGCCCGCACATTGGGTCAAAAAGCGACCACAGCCGAAAAGAAAGCTGTGGCAGCAGAGGGAGACCTTAGAATTGAAAGAGAATGGAGGATATCTCTACAA gaATCTATGATGCGAGACCGAGACAAAATATCAAGTCTTACACAAGAAGTTGAGTCTTTGAAAGCCATTGGACAG AAATATCTTCTTTTACAAGAAGAGCAACACATCTTGAAGACTAAATACAGCGAAGCACAAAAAACTTTAGAAGAAGTCGGAGCCACGCTCAGCGAGAACAAACTTCAGCTAGCTGAGTTGTTAGAGAAGGAATCATTAGCAACTACCACAGAGGAAACACCCACTTGGGCCAACGATAAAGACGCGACGGCTTGCGCTACGTGTAATAAGGAATTCAATATTACAAGACGGAAA CATCACTGTAGAATGTGTGGTCTAATATTTTGCGCAGCTTGCAGTGATAAAACTGTTGCATTGACTGGCAACACCAAACCTGTTCGTGTTTGTGGTGCGTGCTACACGGAAGCTGTCCGCcacacagagtaa